From the Equus caballus isolate H_3958 breed thoroughbred chromosome 9, TB-T2T, whole genome shotgun sequence genome, the window TGTCTGTCTTCTTCATTATAAAGTCCTGGGTGTGTTATCCAGTAGCTTTTTAGTGTGTTTTTGAAGTTATTCTTACCTTaatcttcttccctttcctttcctttctcctagTGATTGTTTCCCCATATCTCTATGAGAGTTACCCCATGCCTGTCATCCCACAACCAGAGATCCTCAGCTCGGGAGCATACAGCCCCATTACTGTGTGGACTACGGCAGCTCCATTCCACTCCCCACTGCCCAAtggcctctctcctcttcctggatACCCCTCATCCTTGGGGCGAGTGAGTCCCCCTCCTCCATCTGACACCTCATCCAAGGACCACAGTGGCTCAGAAAGCCCCATTAGTGATGAAGAGGAAAGACTACAATCCAAGCTTTCAGACCCCCATGCCATTGAAGCTGAAAAGTTTCAGTGCAATTTATGCAATAAGACCTATTCAACTTTTTCTGGGCTCGCCAAACATAAGCAGCTGCACTGTGACGCCCAGTCTAGGAAATCTTTCAGCTGTAAATACTGTGACAAGGAATATGTGAGCCTGGGCGCCCTTAAGATGCACATTCGGACCCACACCTTACCTTGTGTCTGCAAGATCTGTGGCAAGGCATTTTCCAGACCCTGGTTACTTCAAGGACACATTAGAACTCACACTGGTAAGAGAAAAATGTAGACAGGAATCTTACTCTGATAGAATGAACCTCTGGGCTGGCTGTCGGATTTGCATTAAGTAGTGACACAATGCTTTTAATGATGGATGATCATTtatagctacttcctgctgactCAAAAAGTCATTAGAGCACAAAGTTCTCTAATGCTAGTTAACAACCTCTGCTCCAGAGACTGCAAACAGCATTTAGACTTTGGAAAGTAGATTCAGAAGGTTTGGTCTCAAAGATCAGTTAGAAAATCAGGAAAGATGTAC encodes:
- the SNAI2 gene encoding zinc finger protein SNAI2, whose product is MPRSFLVKKHFNASKKPNYSELDTHTVIVSPYLYESYPMPVIPQPEILSSGAYSPITVWTTAAPFHSPLPNGLSPLPGYPSSLGRVSPPPPSDTSSKDHSGSESPISDEEERLQSKLSDPHAIEAEKFQCNLCNKTYSTFSGLAKHKQLHCDAQSRKSFSCKYCDKEYVSLGALKMHIRTHTLPCVCKICGKAFSRPWLLQGHIRTHTGEKPFSCPHCNRAFADRSNLRAHLQTHSDVKKYQCKNCSKTFSRMSLLHKHEESGCCVAH